In Bosea sp. PAMC 26642, the DNA window CGATCAGGAATTCGCGATTGCCGTCGCCTCCAGTGATGGGGGAGGGGATCGGCCCCTCGACCGCGAAGCGCAGATCGCCGAGCAGGCCTGCGATCTCCTCGCAGACCTTCTGGTGGATCGCCTCGTCCCGGACCACGCCCTTCTTCAAGGCGGCACGGCCGGCCTCGAATTGCGGCTTGATCAGCGCGACGATTCTGCCATGGGGCGCCAGCAGCGCCGCCACGGGCGGCAGCACGAGCTGCAGCGAGATGAAGCTTACATCGATCACCGCGAGTGCCGGCGCTTCTCCCAGTTCCGAGGTCGAGAGCGAGCGTACGTCGCGGCCCTCCAGGCTGACCACGCGCGGGTCGCTGCGCAATGAGGCGTGAAGCTGGCCGTGCCCGACATCCACTGCATGGACCCGGGCCGCCCCCCGCCTCAGCAGCAGGTCGGTGAAACCGCCCGTCGATGCGCCGATATCGAGGCAGGCGCAGCCGGCAGGGTCGAAGCCGAAGGCATCGAGCGCAGCCTCGAGCTTGAGGCCGCCGCGCGAGACGTAAGGGTGAGGCGCCGTAGCCCGGATTTCGGCATCGGCGGCGATCATGGACGAGGCCTTGCGCACGACCTCGCCATCGGCCGTCACGAGCCCGGCGGCGATCGCGGCCTGGGCGCGGGCCCGGCTTTCGAACAGGCCGCGCTCGACGAGAAACTGATCGGCCCGGCTCTTCATGGTGAGTTTCGCCTGACGCTCAGGCCCGTCTGGCGGCCTCGGAGACGCCGAGCGCATCCTCGACGGTCCTGACGATGCCCGCCGCGTCCAGACCGGCATGGGCATACATCGCTTCGGGCTTGTCGTGGTCCTGGAAGATGTCCGGCAGCGTCAGCGTCCTGATCTTCAGCCCGCCATCGAGCAGGCCCATGCGCGCCAGGAGATGCAGCACATGGCTGCCGAAGCCGCCGACCGAGCCTTCCTCGACGGTAATCAGGATCTCGTGTTCGCGGGCGAGCCGCAGGATCAGCGCCTCGTCGAGCGGCTTGGCGAAGCGCGCATCGGCCACTGTGGTCGAGAGGCCGCGTTGGCCGAGCAGTTCGGCAGCGCTCAGGCACTCCGCCAGTCGTGTGCCCAGGGACAGCAGCGCGACGCGCGTACCCTCGCGCACGACCCGTCCCTTACCGATCTCAAGCGGCACGCCGAATTGCGGCAGCTCGACGCCGACGCCCTCGCCGCGTGGGTAGCGGAAGGCGATCGGGCCGGCGTCGTAGTCGGCCGCGGTCGCGACCATATGCGTCAGCTCGGCCTCGTCGGCTGCCGCCATCACCACCATGTCGGGCAGGCAGGCGAGATAGGCGATGTCGAACGCGCCCGCATGGGTCGCTCCGTCGGCACCGACGAGACCGGCCCGGTCGAGCGCGAATCGCACCGGCAGCTTCTGGATCGCGACGTCATGCACAACCTGGTCGTAGGCGCGCTGCAGGAAGGTCGAGTAGATCGCGCAGAACGGCTTGTA includes these proteins:
- a CDS encoding TlyA family RNA methyltransferase, which gives rise to MKSRADQFLVERGLFESRARAQAAIAAGLVTADGEVVRKASSMIAADAEIRATAPHPYVSRGGLKLEAALDAFGFDPAGCACLDIGASTGGFTDLLLRRGAARVHAVDVGHGQLHASLRSDPRVVSLEGRDVRSLSTSELGEAPALAVIDVSFISLQLVLPPVAALLAPHGRIVALIKPQFEAGRAALKKGVVRDEAIHQKVCEEIAGLLGDLRFAVEGPIPSPITGGDGNREFLIGGRKLG